A segment of the Nostoc sp. TCL26-01 genome:
AGTTAATGGTTCAGCACGGATCTCATAACGAATTTGTCCGCATTGACAACCCCCAGTATACGGAAAACTCACAAGTCTTTTTCCTTAGAATCACCAATTGCTTGATTTTACCAGTTTAATAATATCCACAACATTAAATCAGTAGAGACGTTGCAGTGCAACGTCTCTACAAGGATTTCGAGCAACGCAAAATTAATTCCTACCAGATGTCTGGTTGATATTGCAATGAGAAATAAAATCCATTATCTTGCAGAGAGTTGCCTTTATCCTTCACGCCAATTAAAGGAACACCATAATCTAAACGCAGATTTAAACTACGAAAAACTTGCCACTCCACACCTAAACCTGTACTAGCAATTAAACTAGGATCAGGATTATCTCCACGATTATTCCAGCCACCGCCAATTTCTACAAATGGCTTGAGTTGCAGGGTTTTGGGGTTGGTGCTGAGAGGAATACGTAGTTCGACTGCACCCAAGACACCATTATCTGATACTAGTTGGTTTTGGCGATAGCCCCGCACAGTATCGACACCACCAAGGCTGAATTTTTCCAGGGTGAGGAGGGAGTCGGGCGTTAACTGGGCAGCGATGCGGGTTAATAGTAAGATTCTCTTGGATACTTGCCGTACCCATTGGAATTGTCCCAACCAGGAAAAGAAACGTCCATCAGTACCCGTGTTGTTGACTGTAGCATCAAAAGCGTCGATGCCAAAACTAAACTGCGATCGCCCTGCTAAAACTTGTGTGGCACTCCGATGTACCCAATCTTGGTAAAATCTGATCAAACTCACTCTAGATTCACCCTTTTCTGCACCTGCCGAAAAAGAAAAAGGAATATTATCGAGTAAAAAGGTTTGACTGCGACGTAAATCAAAACCCATCCCCACAGCAAATTCAGTTTGAGGTTTTCTGATTAATGGTTGACGGAAACCAAAAGATAATGTCTCTGAGTCACTACGAATACCTAAATATGCAAAGGATTCTGTAATAATTTTGCTGTTATTGTTGCTATAACGCAGGTTTATAGTACCGTTTCTGGCATTTATTGGTAATTTATAACTGATGTTGTAAATATTTAACCCTTCCGTCGAACCATATTCCAGACTGAGTTGATCACCAAAACCTGTAAAATTATCATGTACCGCAAAGACGCTACCTTGCACTGAACCGATATTAGGAGATTGGTTATTAGCAATTACAATACCTGCATGAAAAGCTGGCGCTTCTTGTAACTCAACTCGTAAGATGTTTAATCCAGGGCTACTCCCAGCAATTAACTCAGCATTAACTCGTTTGATAATTGGATCAATTTGTAATAGTTGTAAAGCTTCTTCTATACGTTGCTTGTTTAATGGTGCAGTTGTAGCGATTTTGATGCGACTGCGGACATAGATTTCTTCTAACCTTTGGAGTCCCTGAATTTCTATCTTTTCTAATCTACCCTCGACAATTTGAATTGTCACATTACCATTTTCAATATCATCAGGTCTATCGTTGAGAATAAATGCACCAGATGTAATATAACCGTTGTCAACATAAAATTTAGTAATTTTAGTTCTTAAAGTTATTAAATCTTCAAAGGATATTTCTTTCTTTTGTTCGTATTCTTGAACAAGCTGGCTGATTTGTTTTTGAAAAATAGTATTGCCTAAAACCTCAATTTTCTTGACTGGAAAAAGTTCAGTTGTCGAAGAAGTTGGTTGATTTTGGGTTGGGTTTGTAGGTGTAGGGACTGATTGTGTAGGAGGATTTTCGGGAGTTGCTGGAATGGGTTGAGGAGAGTCTGCGGGTTGAGGAATAGTTTCTTGTACACGTTTTGGAGTATTTGCAGGAATGGTAACTCCGGCTGGTAATGTTGACTGAGCAAAAGCTTGATGATTAATTCCACAAAAAAATACAATTCCGCTTAAACTAGCAATAAATTCTCTAATATGAAACCGATAAATATATTCACCCACACAGACATTTTTCACCCTAAAATTCTCCTCTATTCTCCAAGATTTAAGTAGGGTGTGTTATGGCTTTAGCCTAACGCACCTTTATACAAGATGGTGCGTTAGTAACTCAGCAGATTAGGAAATGCTATAGATGTAGATGTAGGTTGGGTTAAGCGCAGCGCAACCCAACATGGATATGAAAAACCTAGTATGGATTTTGATGTTGGGTTTCCCAAAGCCTCAACCCAACCTACAATTTTTTGCATCATTTTAGTCGTGTCGCTCCACTACATTTAATAAGCACATTCTCGACCTAAAACTCTCTTACCATTTGTCAGTCGATACACTCCTTGTGGTTCGATAATTGCATCGCCAATTTTCCATCGGGGACGCTTAACACTACTTGTAGACGAACTATTTGCACTGGATACAGACTGGAAATTTCCAGTAGAATATGTAGACAATGGTGCATCACTAGGACGTTCAGGTAAGCCACCGGAACCTGTGATGAAAAAAGTACCGCCTGGTTGATTATTACTTCTAGCAATGCAACTATTAGCAAGTAAGGCGTTAGGATCGGTCAGGTTTTGTGGTAGTTCTGTCAAACTATTTTGGAGAAAACTTATATCAGGTATACCGGTGATGGTTCCAGAAATTGCCCCGCTAGCATTGACTTCAACTTGTTGATTACCTTCAAGAGTATTGATAGTAGCAATGTCAGATTTGATAGTATTAGGACTATACAAGGGAGAACTGAAGAATGCACGAGTATTGAATCTAATGTCACCACCTTTACCATCACGCGCAAATGAGAGAATATCGCTATCATCAAGGGCAATAATTGAGTTAGCGGTGAGGATAATATTACCGCCGCCACCTTCACCGCTAAATACATTCGTGCGAATATCGCTATTACCAAAAAGGCGGATATTTTCGGCAGTGATATTGATAGTTCCACCAGAAGATACTACAGAGGAAGTAGAAATCTTACTATTATTTGCATTCAAATTTCTGGCAACATTCAAATCAATATTACCAGCCTTTCCTGTTCCTTCACTTAGGGCAACAATTTGAGCATTATCAGTTAAGTCAACTGTACCAGCTTTGATGATTAAGTTGCCTCCATCACCTGAACTTGTAGTTTGAGTTGAGATGACAGAATTATCGGTAGCAATTAGTTCTCCTGTTTCTAAAGTGAGAGTTCCCGCTTTTCCTGCACCTTGAGTTTCAGTAGATATGACATTAGGGATTTGTCCAAATGGTGATCTACCACTCATGACTACTGATTTAGTAGCATGAATATTTATGTTTCCAGAGTTTAATTGACCAAGATTAGTTGGAGCGCCTGCTGCAATAATCTGATCAAATATGTCTGGTAAGTTAGTGATGAATAATTCTTGAATAACTGGATCATCAATGGGATTATTCTGTAAAACGTTTAAAAATCCAATGCTGAATGGATCAACACTGTTATTAATTATTTGACTACCATCGCGGATATTTAAAGTACCAGTTTCAATATTAATATTACCCCCCGACGCAACACTAAAAGAACTAGCAAATACCCTGCTATTTGATAAATTGATAGAATCTGCAATTTTGAGCGTTATATTACCTGGATTTCCTTCTCCTAAAAAGCTGGTACTTGCTATAGCAGATACATCTGCAACATTTAACGTTTTAGCCTCAATTAGCAAATTTCCTCCAGAACCTTGAGCAGTTGAATCACCTAAACCCAAAGCGAAGGTATTGATGATACTAGTATTTAAGTTGACAGAATCATTAGCGCGTATTGATACATTGCCTGCATTACCTTGAGCGCCTAAAGTTACAGAACTAATAAAACCCAAATTCATATTCAAGTTTTCTGTATTAATAAAAATATCCCCGCTATTTCCAGCCCCGTCTGTACGTGTAACAATGCCAGGAATACCAGACATACCAGACATATTCAAATTTTGCGTATCAATGATAATATCTCCACCTTTTCCCCCAGTTGTTGTAAGTGTTTGAATTCCAGACTCATCAGAAATATCTAATTGTGATGCTTGTATTTTTATGTCTCTACCGTTTTGATCTCTGACGGTTGCTGAATAAATTATGGATGCTTCTGTAATTTTGATGCTATTACCTACTAACTGTATTTCACCACCACTAAATCCAGTTGTATTAATCAATGCTTGCTTGTTTAAATAAATATCTGCTTTGTTAACATCAGTTGGGAATATTAAATCGAGATTATCACCATCTATATTTAATCCAACACTACCCTTGTCTGCGAGTCCTCCTAATTCAACTTTTCCCCCAAAAGCTGTTAAAAATCCTCCATCTAAAATGACATCACCACCTAAGAATAATAAGCTCTTACCGTAGCTTGTGGTCAGTCCTGTTGCTTTTGTTGGATAAAGATTTGCTCCTCTTGATTGGTTAATAATTGGTGCAGGTTGGATTTGATTAAACAAAAAAGCTGAAGGATTAACTGTCAAAAGTTGAGGAACTTGGGGAGTTGCAGCACTAAATAATCCTTGATTATTAAATTGCATTGCATCCGCAGTTGTAGCGACGAATGAACCACGAAGATTCAAGCTACTATTTTGACCAAAAATAATGCCATTGGGATTAATTAAGAATAAATTGGCATTGGAACGAGTAAAGTCACTTTGCAGAGTACCCAAAACACCAAAAATTTCCGAACGATTTGTTCCTGTCACTCTTGCCAAAATATTTTGAATGTCAGCGCTGGGACTAATAAAATAAGCGCTTCGTCCTTCACTAACATTAAACTCTCGAAAGCTGTGGAATAGGTTATGACCTCGAATGGCTCCTCCTAGAATTAATTCTATAGGCCTGCCAAAGAGATTTTCTAGCACTAGCGAACTTTCGGAGTTTAGGGTGTCATCGGGGACAATATTGCTACTTTGGGCTAAAACTACTTTTCCATTGGCAATGTAAACTAGCCAACTTATTACACATAGTTGGGTGAGAGTTTTAATAATTTTTTGCATGACTATATGATGGCGCGAAAGTATTAGATCCACGACTTTTCAGAGAAGTCGTGGATCTGAATATTCGTAAATATACTTGATTATGGCTAAAATACAAAACTAAGTTTATAAAATCTTTACCGTAAATATACTATGTTTAAACTTAAGCATCTGATAAAAATTTTCCTTATGCAAAGTAAAAACATTAAATTAAAAGTGCGTCGCTGGCTGGGATTTATATTTCTGTGCAGTTTGATGTTTTGCTTGTGGCTGGGTACATTGGAACTTAGAGTCAGCGCCCAATCTCCTGATACAAATCAACTTGTTAATAGAGGGTTGGAACTTTACCAAAGTGGAGATATAAAAGCAGCGATTGCAAGTTGGGAAAAAGCTTTAAATATCTATCAACAAAATCAAGATACGGCTGCATCTTTGATTGTGCGCGAAAATTTGGCGCGGGTTTATCGAGAAGTTGGGCAAAGCACACAAGCGATCGCACAGTGGCAGCAGGTTATCACTTACTATCGTCAAGAGGGGAATTTGCAGCAAGTGGGGCGATCGCTCACTGAACTTGCTCAGGTGTATAGTAGTTTAGGACAACCCACAAAAGCGATCGCTCTTTTATGTAATCCTGATAAAAACAATCATTGCAGTAGTGACAGCGCTGTACAAATTGCTCAGACTCACAAAGATTTACTTGGCGAAGCCGCAGCTTGGGGAAGTTTGGGTGATGCAAATAGATTGACAGGCAATTATCAATTAGCAATTACACATCTGCAAAAAAGTCTAGCCATTGCTAATAAACTTAATATACCTGCCTTGCGTGGTTCAGTTTTCTATAGTTTAGGTAATGCTCACATTAGCCAAGCTTTAGTTAAATATCGACAAGCAGATTCAGCAACACAACGGGGAGACGAACCGCAAAAACTTCTGGATGAAGGGAAACAAGCGGATACCAAGGCTTTAGAATATCTGCAAGCAAGTTTAAAGCTAGCCAGCAGTCAAAACGATGTTGTGGGAGAGATGCGATCGCATTTACGAATCATCCCCCTATATTACCGTAATCAGGAGACAACTAAGGCTACCAACAGCTTACAACAAGCAATTAGCTTATTAGAACGTTTACCACAAAATCGTGGAAGTGTGTATGCAGCTATCAACTTAGTGCATTTACTCCAACCTATCACCACTGAAACCACATCGAGACTTAGCTGTCTTGAACCTGAAACATCAGTAAAAGCAACAGTTTTACTGAATCAAGCCGCCACCATAGCTGAAAAAATCAGTGATTTTCGGGCAGAATCCTTTGCTTTAGGGGAATTAGGACATATATATGAATGTCGTCAAGAATATGCAAAAGCTCTGGAAATTACCAATAAAGCCAGATTAGCTGCTGAACAAGGCTTAAAAGCACAGGATAGTTTGTATTTGTGGGAATGGCAAACTGGACGCATTTTTAAAGCTCAGGGAAAAATAGATGCAGCGATTTCTGCTTATGAACGAGCAACTAATACTTTAGATACGATTCGTCGTGATATCTTAACAGCAAATCGAGATATTCAATTTGATTTCCGAGATACAATTGAGCCGATTTATCGTGATTTAGTAGCATTGAGATTGAGTTTAGCAGAACCAAGAGAAACTGCCAATAAATCCCTAGTTTCTCAAGATAGCAAGAATAATCTAAGTTCTATTCTCACCACAATGGATTCCCTAAAACTTGCAGAATTACAGAATTATTTTGGTGATGATTGTATTATTGCGCCCTTTGCCCAAACCAGCATACAAGCAAAAGGTGATCCAAAAACAGCTTTTTTAAATACTATTATCTTAGAAGATAAAATTGCAGTCATTTTAACTCTTCCAGGTGGTGAAAATAAATCAAGCTCAATTGCTATCAACCGCCAAGATTTTATCAACACAATTAACGACTTTCGCAGAAGCTTAGAAACTTACTACAATGACATTGGCGGATATGACACCAGACTAGCCAAACAAATGTATGATTGGCTGATTCAGCCTTTCACTACAGAACTCCAGAAATTTAACATCAAAACTTTGGTATTTATCCAAGATGGCATATTGCGAAGTGTACCGATGGCTGCACTTTATGATGGAGAACAATTTCTGATTCAAAAGTATGCTGTTGCCACAATTCCCAGTTTAAATCTGATTGATAGCAATCTTGCAAATCGCCGAAACTTGCGGATGTTGGCATTGGGTTTAACTGTCAATGCCACTATTAATCGTAAGATATATCAACCACTTTCTGAGGTGCAGACAGAAATAGATGGCGTGCTGGCGACGATTCCAGGGAAGAAACTACTTGATGATAATTTTACCAGCGATCGCCTAAATAAAGAACTAGAGCAACAAGCCTACCCAATTATCCACATCGCCACACATGGCGAATTTGGGACTGAACCAGAAGATACGTTTATTATTACAGGTAAAAAAGACACAACCACAGGCAATAATCAAACACTTTCTTTCAACCAATTAGAACAGCAAATTCGGAAAATTACTCACAGCAATCAGTCATTAGAATTGTTAACTTTAACTGCTTGTCAAACAGCCGTAGGGGATGAGCGTTCTGCATTAGGATTAGCAGGTGTTGCAGTCCAAGCAGGAGCAAAAAGCACCTTAGCCTCCCTGTGGGCAATTCAAGATAATTCCACAGCACAAATTGCTATTAGTTTCTACAACAAATTGTTAAATAATCCTACCATGAGTAAAGCGGAAGCTTTACAATCTGCTCAAATAGAAATGATTACCGGAAAAACAACAACAGGACAACTTGCTCACCCTGCTTATTGGTCGCCTTTAATTTTAATTGGTAATTGGCTGTAAAGAAACTATTTAGAATGTAGGGTGTGTTAGGCGCACATTTGGGAATAATTTGCCTCGAAAAAGATACTTTGAGCGCCTAACGCACCACCGGATAACATGGTGCGTTGCGCTACGCTACAACACAACGGCAATAAAGTGGGAGGAACATCCATACCACTTTTTGCTTTCTCTACTTAAGATTTACTGTCATAAGCTTTGAATTTTTTAGCGAGGTCGATTCTCTCGTCCGTGATAAATGTGTAATATCACAACATCATCTTCCAGAATAACGTAGTGAATAATAAAGCCGTATTTACCAAAAGAAACTAAAAGTTTTCGCAATCCTCCTATCTCGTCTACAATTGCGCCTCGATGAGGATTTTGTTGTAGACTCTCACCTGAAGAGACAATTGCTTGTACTGCGCGTCTTGCTGCATCATCATTATTAACTTTGATAAAATTGTGATGACGATTTAAGTCATCAATTGCAGCTTCTGTCCAAACTATCTGGTACATGGACGCTCTTGATTAGTTCCTAAATTATCTGCCCATTCACGCACACGTTCATGGGGTATTCCTGAACCTGTGCGAAGATAAGCTTCCAGAGCAGATTGACTCTGCTGAACCATTTGCGCTTCAGTCAGAGGTTGAAAATTTAATCCTGCATCTATCTCACCATACTCCAATGATTCTGTTGTCGTTTGAATAGATTGATTTGTCAGTAACCATTCAAAATCTTCTAAGGAAGCAGATGTATCAATAAGCCACGTTAAGACAAGACATTTTACCTGTTCTGGAGGTAATATTTCCAGATGTTCTAAAATTTGCTGCTTAATATTACTTTCTGTCATAAGCTTTGAATTTTTTAGTAGCTCTGCTATAAATATAGCAATTATAAATCATCAGCCCTTCGAGCAGGTTGCACCAACTTGATCAACAAGATATCTAATTAATGTAGGGTTTGTTAGGGGCGCACATTTGAGAATGAATTGCCTCGAAAAAGATACTTTGAGCGCCTAACGCACCACCGGATAACACGGTGCATTGCACTACGCCATAATACAACGGCAATAAGAGGGTGTTTGAAAAGTTTCAGTAGGTATAAAAATGTCATTCTGACTGGAGCGGAGCGTCAGGAAGAATCTAGGTTTTGTGGCACATACCGAGATGTTTCATTCCGCTACGCTGCATTCAACATGACAAAGAAACAGACTTTTCAAACGTCCTCTAAAGTGGGAGGAACATCCACACCACTTTTTGCTTCCCCTACTTAAGATTTAATTGTTCAGTCGCTATAATTTCTTGCAGTCGCAAAACTTGTTGTTGCAAACTTTTCTTACGCGCAGGTTCGGAAATTTTGCTAATCTCGTCTAGTTCTAAATTTTTGAGTTCTACTAATAGCTGGAAAATTGATGCTTTATTAACAGAATTATTTAGTATTTCCGCCATTGCATCATACCATAATCCTTTTTCAGCATATAAATCTGAACGTTGCAAAAACTCCTTTGTCCGAGCAAGTGCATTCTTCAAACTAGGTGCTATTGTCACCACTTCAATTTCAGCTCTAGCAATTAAATTTTTGGAAGGATGGTTAAGGTTACATAATAAAGCAACTTGCCATAAATACTTTTCTCCCACTGATAAACTAGTTTTAGTATTAGCAAGTGAATATGTCATAATTCCCGGCGAACTTTGCATCAGGATTGTGTCAATCTTCTCGAACTTACCATTCACATACTTATAAATAGTAAATTCAATTTTTCGACTTTGAGAATCTGGGACAAACCAAACAAATGTCGGTTGTAAAGACACCGTTTGTCCAATATAAGTAAGCGGTGCAAGGGCTGTTAGGCTTGTCTTTGCATCTCCTTGACATCCATTACCTCTGCTCCCATTGGAACCAGTAGGAGTTGTGGGATTAGAGGGATTTTTCGGGGGTGTGTATTTAGCTATAGCTGTAGTTGTGAGGATTAAATATAGTATGAGAGTGCAACTAAACAGCAGTTTGCTAGTTAAATATTGTCTTAGTGTAAAGAAATTCTGACTCATAGCTAATGCTTGGCGAAAAAATGCTGAAAGATGCCAACATTTTGGCAGAAAGGTGCAAAATACTTAATTCACATAAATTCTAATATACATCTGTCATTGGAAATAAATTTTCTTGAGTGCTATGGCAAGCAAGATCCCCGATTTCTTAAAAAATGCGGGTAGTTTAACTTTTCAATTTTTCGCCTAGAGGATAAACAGATGAATCAAAATAATTTATATCAAAACAAATATCTCAAATTGGGCTTATATGTGCCAGCGATCGCTTCCTATTTAATCATAAATTCAGGATTGTTTGCGGTACAATCAGCTAATGCCCAAGAAACACAGATTTTCCAAATAGCTCAACAGAATAATTCCGCATCAGCAACTAGAGAAAAACCGAGAGTTGCCGTTCTCGATTTTGATTTTAGCAGTGTTAGCAATCCTAGCTTATTATCAGTTTTTTCAGGAGGAAGTAAGGGTGTCAGCGATATTCTAGTCAATAAGTTAGTCAAAAACGGTAATTTTGTTGTCATTGAACGCAGTCAAATAGATGCTATTCTAAGAGAACAAAATTTAGGTAACTCTGGAAGAGTCGATGCTAGTACAGCAGCCCAAATTGGCAGAATTTTAGGTGTAGAAGCAGTAATCATTGGCTCAGTTACACAGTTTGACATTCAGCAACGACAATCTGGAGGCGGCTTATTTGGATTCGGTGCAGCAACCACTGATACCGATGCTTTCGTCAAATTAAATATTCGAGTAGTGAATACAAATACAGCCGAAATATTATTTGTAGCTGAAGGTAATGGTAATGATAGTCAGTCAGATACTCAAGTCAGCGTATTTGGTATTGGTGGCGGTTCTGCTACTAGTAATGAAGGCAAATTAATCACTAAAGCAACTGAAAAAGCCATCGATCAAGTAGTTGCTGAATTGAATACCAAATCAGCCAATTTAGCAGCCTTACCAAAACCTTTACCTAGTGTTAATGCAGCTATAGCTGATATCACTGGCAATACTGTAATTTTAAACAAAGGCAAATCTGATGGCTATCGAGTTGGGATGAAGCTATCAATAGAAAGAGTGACGAAACAAGTAAAAGACCCCACAAATGGTAGAGTAATTCGCAGTATTACCCAGTCAATAGGCATGATTGAACTAGTTGATGTGGATGCTACATCTAGCGTGGGCAAAATTACTACCGGGGGAAAATTCAAAGTTGGGGATATGGCTAAACCTGCTCAATAATATATTAATAAAATTAGTAGAGACGTTGCATTGCAACGTCTCTACATAATTTATGTGTATCATGATTAACGTGAAATGATATTAGTAGGCGATCGCACAGACTGGGGTAAAATCAAGATACCGGAGATAGTTGAGGTAATCAAGAGTAGAAAACTTGAAGTTATGTATATTTAAAATTTATACAATTAGTATTATTTAAAACTTTATCCTACCCCAAACCCCGATAAATAGCGCATTTTTGGTGTATGAAAACCAATAACAATATCTTGTTTAGGCACACCCATTTCCATCAATTCTAAAGCAATATCAGCTTCAGTTGTATTTTGCTGAATCCAAATTTTCTCATTCTTGATATCGAGATGAACTATCGGCCCATAAATTCTTTTTTGATTATTCCATCCAACACTAAGAATTTGATAATGATCATGTTCATTATCAAAAATCTGTTCAACTTCGACATCGCCATAACTGGGTTTATACTGGAGATATTTAGTTAATAAGTGCTTGACTTTTATCCGATATTCATTTAATTTATCCATCTTTCTATTTCCTCCGTCTCAACGTTATAGATAATTAGCTTTAAAGAGTTTTCAATGACTACAGTTTGAATAAAAGGTAAGTTGAAGAAGTCGTTATAAATTACTAATGGTACTGCTAAATATAAGGTTCTATTTGGCTCTTCAGCCCGTAAAGCAGTACGATAATTAATGAACTGTCCTAGTGCCATATGAAATTCTGAAATCTTTGAGGCACTGACAAAATTTTTAATTTCAACTGCTATTTTTTCTCCTGCTTTCTGGGCAGATATAAGTTGCTCCGCACCCAGATCAATCTGAACATCAACTCCACCACATCGAATATTTAGCGGATCATCTGTGACGATCCAGCCATCTTTTTGTAATGCAGACTTCACAATATTGTGGAATAAATCACGAGCCATAGCGTTACAACACAGCTACCCTCATCTTAATACAGATTTGGGGTTTGAATAATTCGCTCATAGCGTTTCTCGTTTGAGTTAGGTACATCTCATTGAGATCAGAGGCTAGAGACTAGAATTTAGAGTGTACCTATCGTGTAACTGAAAATTGCTATACAGTATAATAAGATAATAGTTTAAAAATGTGGATTTTTTTCTAAAAAACAAGAACCCCAACTTTTTAAAAAGTCGGGGTTCTGTGTATATCTAGGCAATCAAACTAAAATCACTAGCACTCAAAGTAATATCAGGATTACCCAAACGGGCAAACTCAAACACAGTTCCCGTACCCAAAACATTACTATCCTGATTGTAGAACACACTACCACTACCTTGGCTAAACACAATCCGGGCATTGCTGGCATTGACAAACTCATCATCACTGACAACAGCAAAATCAGATAAAGCTTGTCCCACACCATTAATCACAGCTGTGAAACT
Coding sequences within it:
- a CDS encoding XisI protein, which encodes MDKLNEYRIKVKHLLTKYLQYKPSYGDVEVEQIFDNEHDHYQILSVGWNNQKRIYGPIVHLDIKNEKIWIQQNTTEADIALELMEMGVPKQDIVIGFHTPKMRYLSGFGVG
- a CDS encoding element excision factor XisH family protein — encoded protein: MARDLFHNIVKSALQKDGWIVTDDPLNIRCGGVDVQIDLGAEQLISAQKAGEKIAVEIKNFVSASKISEFHMALGQFINYRTALRAEEPNRTLYLAVPLVIYNDFFNLPFIQTVVIENSLKLIIYNVETEEIERWIN